The Candidatus Zixiibacteriota bacterium genome includes a window with the following:
- a CDS encoding MBL fold metallo-hydrolase, whose amino-acid sequence MNLIKNSFRIAIILMIAPLISMSAYAQTTDEIKIATARITDNLYMLQGWGGNMTVLFGDNGTFMVDHPSANQFAKVKETIDSLGGGPIKYLFNTHYHRDHTGGNDLINQQGATVYAHKNVYRTLSSGWKIDYFEIENPPLSKEWLSEVFIPDEMTYNVNNENINTFHLANAHSDGDVAIYFEKANVISVGDIFFNEMYPFIDLENGGTFKGLLKGLDTILGIINQDTKVIPGHGPLTDFAGLKNYRDMLAEFVASIQAMIDSGKTLEQAIAAKPTAKYDETNAGFIPPDDMVKFIYDDLSK is encoded by the coding sequence ATGAACTTGATAAAAAATTCATTTCGGATCGCCATAATTTTAATGATCGCGCCGCTGATATCGATGAGCGCGTATGCGCAGACTACCGATGAAATTAAAATTGCCACGGCCAGAATTACTGACAATCTTTATATGCTTCAGGGGTGGGGCGGCAATATGACAGTCCTCTTTGGCGATAACGGGACCTTTATGGTCGATCATCCCAGCGCCAATCAGTTCGCCAAAGTAAAAGAAACAATCGATTCTCTCGGAGGCGGACCGATCAAATACCTGTTCAACACCCATTATCACCGCGACCACACCGGAGGCAACGACCTTATCAATCAGCAGGGCGCGACAGTGTATGCTCACAAAAACGTTTACAGGACTTTATCTTCAGGTTGGAAAATAGACTATTTCGAAATAGAAAATCCTCCTCTTTCCAAAGAATGGCTGTCCGAAGTATTTATCCCTGATGAAATGACCTATAATGTGAATAACGAAAATATTAATACCTTTCATCTGGCCAACGCTCATTCCGATGGTGATGTAGCGATTTATTTTGAAAAAGCGAATGTGATAAGCGTCGGCGATATCTTCTTTAACGAAATGTATCCTTTCATTGATCTCGAAAATGGCGGAACATTTAAGGGGCTTTTAAAAGGGCTCGATACCATCCTTGGCATTATTAATCAGGACACCAAAGTAATTCCCGGTCACGGCCCGCTCACCGACTTCGCCGGTCTGAAAAATTATCGGGATATGCTGGCAGAATTCGTGGCGTCAATTCAGGCTATGATTGATTCGGGCAAAACTTTGGAGCAAGCAATTGCCGCCAAACCGACGGCAAAATACGACGAAACCAACGCCGGCTTCATCCCCCCCGACGATATGGTCAAATTTATCTATGATGATTTGAGTAAATAA